The following coding sequences lie in one Verrucomicrobia bacterium CG1_02_43_26 genomic window:
- a CDS encoding alpha/beta hydrolase, whose amino-acid sequence MRKLPEDIRKLYPFPLRDRDFFKVDPLHRMHFLDEGNGTPVIMVHGNPTWSFYYRNLVLGLRDKYRCIVPDHIGCGLSDKPQDYSYTLSTHIDNLSRLIEHLQIERFHLIVHDWGGAIGIGAALKHIDKLDKIVILNTAAFRSKHIPFRIRLCRIPIIGEWIVRALNGFARPATFMAVEKKLPKAVKDGYLFPYNNWANRIAIARFVQDIPLNQKHPSYNTLLGIEEKLHQLKEKAMLICWGKKDFCFNQHFLKVWKERFENAETYVYEKASHYLLEDEGEEVLKEIVKFLAEDA is encoded by the coding sequence ATGCGAAAGCTTCCTGAAGACATACGAAAGCTATATCCTTTTCCTTTAAGAGACAGAGACTTTTTTAAAGTAGATCCTCTTCATAGGATGCACTTTCTGGATGAAGGTAATGGCACACCGGTTATTATGGTGCATGGAAATCCCACGTGGTCCTTTTATTATCGTAACCTTGTGTTGGGGCTGCGTGATAAATATCGCTGCATCGTGCCGGATCATATCGGCTGTGGCCTTTCTGATAAACCGCAAGATTATAGCTATACGCTTAGTACCCATATTGATAATTTGTCTCGCTTGATCGAGCACTTACAGATCGAACGCTTTCATTTGATCGTTCATGATTGGGGGGGCGCTATCGGTATTGGCGCGGCACTCAAGCATATTGATAAATTGGATAAGATAGTTATTCTAAACACAGCTGCTTTTCGCTCAAAACATATTCCTTTTAGAATAAGACTGTGCCGTATACCAATTATCGGTGAATGGATCGTACGAGCCCTGAATGGTTTTGCGAGGCCAGCCACATTTATGGCGGTCGAGAAAAAATTACCCAAAGCGGTAAAAGACGGCTACCTCTTCCCCTATAATAATTGGGCAAACCGTATCGCCATTGCGCGTTTTGTTCAAGATATCCCCCTGAATCAGAAACACCCTTCCTATAATACATTATTAGGGATAGAGGAGAAACTGCATCAGTTAAAGGAAAAAGCTATGCTGATCTGCTGGGGTAAAAAGGACTTTTGTTTCAACCAGCACTTTTTAAAGGTCTGGAAAGAGCGTTTTGAGAATGCTGAGACTTACGTTTATGAAAAGGCCAGCCATTATCTTTTGGAGGATGAAGGAGAAGAAGTTCTAAAAGAAATCGTGAAGTTCTTGGCAGAAGACGCTTAG
- a CDS encoding acyl-phosphate glycerol 3-phosphate acyltransferase: MFIYFISIVVGYVLGSISFAQIIAKRHGIDLFKEGSKNAGATNVKRLVGKSAGNIVFGLDVIKGFIAAGWPMLCTSGFVDDPFALGFIGLVGAIVGHSFSIFMGFRGGKGVAVTIGGLIALMPLVVFVGIIAWLIVFYSTRYVSLASIVFGATLPLSTWFLMNNNPWALYFAWGLAVFILLRHYANIKRLVSGTESKFVKKEK, translated from the coding sequence ATGTTCATCTATTTTATAAGTATTGTTGTCGGATATGTCTTGGGCTCAATATCCTTTGCTCAAATTATAGCCAAAAGGCACGGTATAGACCTCTTCAAGGAGGGTAGTAAGAATGCAGGAGCCACGAATGTGAAACGATTGGTGGGTAAATCTGCCGGAAACATCGTTTTTGGACTAGATGTCATCAAGGGTTTTATTGCTGCGGGATGGCCCATGCTTTGCACATCTGGTTTTGTAGACGATCCCTTTGCCCTTGGTTTTATTGGACTAGTAGGGGCAATCGTTGGGCACAGTTTCTCTATTTTCATGGGATTTAGAGGAGGGAAGGGCGTAGCGGTAACCATTGGGGGGCTTATAGCGCTTATGCCACTCGTTGTATTTGTAGGAATAATTGCTTGGTTGATTGTATTTTATTCGACTCGTTATGTTTCTTTGGCATCCATTGTTTTTGGTGCGACGCTCCCGCTCAGTACCTGGTTTTTAATGAATAATAATCCGTGGGCACTTTATTTTGCTTGGGGTCTAGCAGTGTTTATTCTCTTGAGGCATTACGCAAACATCAAACGCCTGGTCTCAGGGACGGAAAGCAAGTTTGTTAAAAAAGAAAAGTAA
- a CDS encoding phosphoglycerate dehydrogenase, with translation MKILVADRISSTGIDYLKQQNGLEVIEQYEASPEERISQVQGIDALIVRSATEVTAAIINAARNLRVIGRAGVGVDNIDLEAATEKGIIVLNTPTGNTIATAELTFTHIMCSARLLPQANQSMKAGEWDKKSFSGNELRGKVLGVIGAGRIGAEVAKRAQSFEMDVLAYDPFLTKTRASAIGVTMVSLDDLFKNADYITVHVPLTEDSQYLLDESAFAKMKKGVRVFNCARGGIIKESALIQAVKSGKVAAAGLDVFENEPLSKDSELRNLPNVVLTPHLGASTKEAQESVGLEVAEAITSVLRGGMIRNALNMPSIDLKTLETLRPYLSLGERLGHMLQQMTGKDIEQLKVTYWGKLTEMDLLPLTRAIQRGYLKNICGEYINDVNAPAKFKQLGISLKVTNSSDEADFTDLIRVEAIDENGKTWSLEGTLIGKQHNPRVVHMNGYELEFRPDGHLLLIGNKDVPGVVGMVGSILGMDGVNIANMALSRCENDGLAMTVFELDTELSDKAFRELAENAGIVLVQMIKL, from the coding sequence ATGAAAATTTTAGTCGCTGACCGTATTTCTTCCACTGGTATTGATTACCTAAAACAACAAAATGGCCTGGAGGTGATTGAGCAGTACGAAGCTTCTCCTGAAGAGAGAATCAGCCAAGTACAAGGCATTGATGCCCTCATTGTGCGCAGTGCCACTGAAGTTACTGCTGCTATTATTAATGCTGCCCGCAATTTGCGTGTTATAGGGCGCGCAGGAGTAGGGGTAGACAACATCGATTTAGAAGCTGCTACTGAAAAGGGTATTATTGTGCTCAATACGCCGACAGGAAATACTATCGCAACGGCCGAACTTACTTTTACCCACATTATGTGTTCTGCTCGCTTACTTCCTCAAGCAAACCAATCGATGAAGGCAGGGGAGTGGGACAAAAAGTCGTTCTCTGGAAATGAACTGCGCGGAAAAGTGCTTGGTGTTATTGGTGCGGGACGTATTGGCGCGGAGGTAGCCAAGCGTGCACAATCATTTGAAATGGACGTATTGGCGTATGATCCTTTTTTAACAAAAACAAGAGCCAGCGCAATTGGAGTTACCATGGTTTCTCTAGATGATCTTTTTAAGAACGCGGACTATATCACGGTACACGTGCCCTTAACCGAAGATTCCCAGTATTTGCTGGATGAAAGCGCATTTGCAAAAATGAAAAAGGGGGTGCGAGTGTTCAATTGTGCTCGTGGTGGTATTATAAAGGAATCTGCACTCATCCAAGCGGTTAAATCTGGTAAAGTCGCCGCAGCAGGGCTAGATGTTTTTGAAAATGAGCCGCTTTCAAAAGATAGCGAATTGCGCAATTTACCGAATGTTGTCCTGACACCTCACCTGGGTGCTTCTACAAAAGAAGCTCAAGAGAGCGTTGGACTGGAAGTAGCCGAGGCCATTACTTCTGTCCTTCGTGGAGGCATGATCAGAAATGCCCTGAATATGCCGTCTATTGACTTAAAAACCCTGGAGACGCTCCGCCCTTACCTTTCATTGGGCGAAAGGTTAGGACATATGTTGCAACAGATGACCGGTAAGGACATCGAGCAACTCAAAGTCACCTACTGGGGTAAGTTAACTGAAATGGACCTATTGCCCCTCACACGAGCCATTCAGCGGGGTTATTTAAAGAATATTTGCGGGGAGTATATTAATGATGTCAATGCACCCGCAAAATTCAAACAACTGGGCATTTCCCTTAAAGTAACGAACTCAAGTGATGAGGCTGATTTCACGGATTTAATCCGCGTGGAGGCAATTGACGAGAATGGCAAGACATGGAGCCTAGAGGGAACCCTTATTGGCAAACAGCATAATCCTCGAGTTGTTCATATGAATGGATATGAACTGGAGTTTAGGCCTGATGGGCACTTATTGTTAATCGGAAACAAAGATGTGCCAGGTGTCGTAGGTATGGTCGGCTCTATCCTTGGTATGGATGGGGTAAATATCGCTAATATGGCTTTAAGTCGCTGCGAGAACGATGGCCTAGCAATGACTGTATTTGAACTGGATACGGAATTAAGTGATAAGGCGTTTCGCGAGCTAGCCGAAAATGCTGGCATTGTGCTTGTCCAAATGATCAAGCTTTGA